One window of Cryptobacterium curtum DSM 15641 genomic DNA carries:
- the rpsL gene encoding 30S ribosomal protein S12 gives MPTINQLVRKGRRNLVEKKKTPALKGNPQKRGVCTRVYTTTPKKPNSALRKVARVRLVNGMEVTAYIPGEGHNLQEHSMVLIRGGRVKDLPGVRYKVIRAALDCAPVNDRKQARSRYGAKKPKN, from the coding sequence TTGCCTACTATCAACCAGCTGGTCCGCAAGGGCCGCCGTAATTTGGTCGAAAAGAAGAAGACCCCGGCGTTGAAGGGAAATCCCCAGAAGCGCGGTGTATGCACACGTGTATACACCACTACTCCGAAGAAGCCGAACTCTGCTCTGCGAAAAGTAGCGCGTGTTCGTCTAGTTAACGGCATGGAAGTGACCGCCTATATTCCGGGCGAAGGTCATAACCTGCAGGAACACTCCATGGTGCTCATTCGCGGTGGCCGTGTAAAGGATCTTCCTGGTGTCCGCTATAAGGTTATCCGTGCTGCGCTCGACTGCGCACCGGTTAACGACCGTAAGCAGGCTCGCAGCCGTTACGGCGCCAAGAAGCCTAAGAACTAG
- the fusA gene encoding elongation factor G, with the protein MAKNTLKNTRNIGIMAHIDAGKTTTTERILYYTGKTHKIGEVHDGAATMDWMVQEQERGVTITSAATTCYWEKDKEEYRIQIIDTPGHVDFTAEVERSLRVLDGAVAVFDAVAGVQPQSETVWRQAVRYGVPRIAFINKYDRVGADFFHAIDTMRDRLGAKAVAAQVPMGAEDGFWGVIDLVTMTAWDFKADDKGMTYPEPMDAIPDEFKADAELYRQELLEAAADCDDDLMEKVLMEEDISVEELKAALRKGTIANQINPVFVGSAYKNKGVQELLDAVVDYLPSPLDVPAIEGTNPDTGEEDSRPSDASAPFAALAFKIMTDPFVGKLTYLRVYSGTLDAGSYVLNAAKGKKERIGRLLEMNSNQRIDVEKCSAGDIVAVVGLKNTGTGDTLCDEDNPIVLESMEFPDPVIDVAIEPKTKAEQDKMGVALQKLAEEDPTFRVHTNEETGQTIIAGMGELHLEIIVDRLLREFKVDANVGKPQVAYRETATIEVDNVQGKFVRQSGGRGQYGDAVINLIPQPAGAGYEFENNIVGGVIPKEYIPSVDKGIQEAINNGVLAGYPVVDIKVQLVDGSYHEVDSSEAAFKVAGSMAVKNALRKANPVILEPMMAVEVETPEEYMGDVMGNLSSRRGQIQGMGDRGNAKVINAKVPLSEMFGYATDLRSGTQGRASYTMQFDSYEQVPKNVADEIISKAGGNA; encoded by the coding sequence ATGGCGAAAAACACCCTTAAAAATACTCGTAACATCGGCATCATGGCTCACATTGATGCCGGTAAAACCACCACGACTGAGCGCATTCTGTACTACACCGGCAAGACACACAAAATCGGTGAGGTGCATGACGGTGCCGCTACGATGGACTGGATGGTTCAAGAGCAGGAGCGTGGCGTAACCATTACGTCTGCTGCTACTACCTGCTATTGGGAAAAAGATAAAGAAGAATACCGCATTCAGATTATTGACACTCCGGGTCACGTTGACTTTACCGCCGAAGTAGAGCGCTCGCTGCGCGTGCTTGACGGTGCAGTCGCGGTATTTGACGCAGTTGCTGGCGTTCAGCCTCAGTCTGAAACCGTTTGGCGTCAGGCCGTTCGCTATGGTGTACCGCGTATCGCGTTCATCAACAAGTATGACCGCGTTGGCGCCGATTTCTTCCACGCTATTGACACCATGCGTGACCGTCTGGGCGCTAAAGCTGTTGCGGCACAGGTTCCTATGGGAGCTGAAGATGGCTTCTGGGGCGTTATCGACCTGGTCACGATGACGGCCTGGGACTTCAAAGCCGACGATAAGGGTATGACCTATCCCGAGCCGATGGATGCAATTCCTGACGAATTCAAGGCCGATGCTGAACTGTATCGTCAAGAGCTGCTTGAGGCGGCTGCCGATTGCGACGACGACCTCATGGAAAAGGTCCTCATGGAGGAAGATATCTCCGTTGAGGAACTGAAGGCCGCTCTACGCAAAGGCACTATTGCAAATCAGATCAACCCGGTTTTTGTGGGTTCTGCGTACAAGAACAAGGGCGTGCAGGAACTGCTTGACGCCGTGGTCGATTACCTGCCGAGTCCGCTTGATGTTCCCGCAATCGAGGGTACTAACCCTGATACGGGCGAAGAAGACAGCCGTCCTTCTGATGCGTCTGCACCGTTCGCTGCCTTGGCATTTAAAATCATGACTGACCCGTTTGTCGGTAAGCTTACCTATCTGCGCGTATATTCGGGCACGCTTGATGCTGGTTCGTATGTTTTGAATGCCGCTAAGGGCAAGAAGGAACGCATCGGTCGTCTGCTGGAAATGAATTCCAACCAGCGTATCGATGTTGAAAAGTGCTCTGCTGGCGACATCGTGGCCGTTGTGGGCCTCAAAAATACCGGCACAGGCGATACGCTGTGCGACGAGGACAATCCAATCGTTCTTGAATCGATGGAATTCCCCGATCCTGTTATTGATGTTGCTATCGAGCCGAAGACAAAGGCCGAGCAGGATAAGATGGGCGTTGCTCTGCAAAAGCTAGCTGAGGAAGACCCCACGTTCCGCGTTCATACGAATGAAGAAACGGGTCAGACCATTATTGCTGGTATGGGCGAACTCCATCTAGAGATTATCGTTGACCGTCTCCTGCGCGAATTTAAGGTTGATGCTAACGTAGGCAAACCTCAGGTTGCCTATCGTGAAACCGCCACGATTGAAGTTGATAACGTGCAGGGCAAGTTCGTGCGCCAGTCTGGTGGACGTGGTCAGTACGGCGATGCTGTTATCAACCTTATTCCGCAGCCAGCTGGTGCCGGCTACGAATTCGAAAACAATATCGTGGGTGGCGTTATCCCCAAGGAATACATCCCCTCGGTGGATAAAGGCATTCAGGAAGCCATCAACAATGGTGTGCTGGCTGGCTATCCCGTTGTCGATATTAAGGTTCAGCTTGTCGATGGTTCATATCACGAAGTTGACTCGTCCGAAGCTGCCTTTAAGGTAGCTGGTTCTATGGCTGTTAAAAATGCTCTGCGTAAAGCCAACCCAGTTATCCTTGAGCCAATGATGGCAGTGGAAGTTGAGACTCCTGAAGAATACATGGGCGATGTCATGGGCAATCTGTCCAGCCGTCGCGGCCAGATTCAGGGCATGGGCGATCGCGGTAACGCTAAGGTTATCAACGCCAAGGTGCCCCTGTCCGAAATGTTCGGCTATGCAACTGACCTGCGTTCGGGAACTCAGGGTCGCGCATCTTACACGATGCAGTTCGACTCATATGAACAGGTTCCCAAGAACGTGGCAGATGAGATCATTAGCAAGGCTGGCGGTAACGCTTAA
- the rpsG gene encoding 30S ribosomal protein S7, whose protein sequence is MPRRAAATRREIQADAVYNNRLVTQLINKVLLDGKKSTAEGIVYGAFDIVAEKTGEDALSVFKKAMDNVRPTLEVKPKRVGGATYQVPMEVNSRRATTLAIRWMVEFSRKRKEHTMKQRLAAEIMDAAENQGASVKRREDLYKMAESNRAFSHYRF, encoded by the coding sequence ATGCCGCGTCGTGCAGCAGCAACCCGCCGTGAAATTCAGGCGGATGCAGTTTATAACAACCGGCTGGTCACCCAGCTGATTAATAAGGTTCTTCTTGATGGTAAGAAGTCTACGGCCGAAGGTATCGTCTATGGTGCATTCGACATCGTGGCTGAAAAAACCGGTGAAGATGCCCTGTCTGTCTTTAAAAAGGCTATGGATAATGTCCGCCCCACGCTGGAGGTTAAGCCGAAGCGTGTTGGTGGCGCAACCTATCAGGTTCCGATGGAAGTTAATTCCCGTCGTGCCACTACGCTTGCCATTCGCTGGATGGTTGAGTTTTCTCGCAAGCGCAAAGAACACACCATGAAGCAGCGCCTTGCCGCCGAAATCATGGATGCTGCCGAGAATCAGGGCGCATCAGTGAAGCGTCGTGAGGATCTGTACAAGATGGCCGAATCTAACCGTGCGTTCTCGCACTACCGTTTCTAA
- a CDS encoding putative ABC transporter permease: MHITVPFLQHHTHRNLPVIRPTATTEVAGLRVALLNIGFTISVALSIAITVVISINAAQTANGLSPMQLVPMIIYLILMTANAIGCLAIAVFDYNTHMHEARLVARATMASLFASVVLGIILSGLSVFFLLYVFQFVCLVTFQTYTDSQLARNRTFDAPWHTDADPLRREYIPLNFFNIFWVFLIASIMGLLVETIYFAIVFGSYPDRAGLLWGPFSPIYGFGATLMTIALNRYWNRSTLIIFLVAGIIGAAFEFFTSLFMETAFGIVAWNYTGTFLNIQGRTNFAFFCAWGFLGLVWIKLFLPNVLKLVDAIPVKWRITLTSLAALFIAVDVTMTLLTLDCWYQRTSGKQPENAIELFCAEHYNNDYMAHRFESMNLDPTRAERIG, translated from the coding sequence ATGCATATCACCGTACCGTTTCTGCAGCACCATACCCACCGTAATCTTCCCGTCATCCGTCCTACCGCTACAACTGAAGTGGCAGGTCTGCGGGTTGCACTGCTGAATATTGGATTCACCATATCGGTGGCGCTTTCCATTGCGATCACCGTGGTCATATCGATAAACGCCGCGCAAACCGCGAATGGCTTAAGCCCTATGCAGCTGGTACCGATGATTATTTATCTGATATTAATGACCGCTAATGCTATCGGATGCCTCGCAATTGCAGTCTTTGATTACAACACCCATATGCATGAAGCCCGCCTCGTTGCACGTGCAACAATGGCGAGTCTTTTCGCAAGCGTGGTGCTCGGAATTATTCTTTCGGGTTTAAGCGTATTCTTCCTGCTGTATGTCTTTCAATTTGTTTGCCTGGTCACCTTCCAAACCTATACCGACTCTCAGCTTGCCCGCAATCGAACCTTCGATGCGCCCTGGCACACCGATGCCGACCCTCTGCGGCGTGAATACATTCCATTAAACTTTTTCAATATCTTCTGGGTATTTCTGATTGCCTCAATCATGGGGCTTCTTGTTGAAACGATTTATTTTGCCATCGTCTTCGGCAGTTATCCCGACCGCGCGGGCTTGCTCTGGGGCCCCTTTTCGCCGATCTATGGCTTCGGCGCTACTTTGATGACCATTGCACTTAATCGTTATTGGAATCGCAGCACCCTTATTATTTTTCTCGTAGCGGGAATTATTGGCGCAGCCTTTGAATTTTTCACGAGTCTCTTTATGGAAACAGCCTTTGGTATTGTGGCTTGGAATTACACTGGCACATTCCTTAATATCCAAGGGCGAACGAACTTTGCCTTTTTCTGCGCCTGGGGGTTTCTTGGTCTTGTATGGATCAAGCTGTTTTTACCGAATGTGCTTAAGCTGGTCGACGCTATCCCGGTTAAATGGCGCATTACACTTACATCGCTAGCCGCTTTGTTCATCGCGGTTGACGTCACCATGACACTGCTAACGCTTGATTGTTGGTATCAACGAACGTCAGGAAAACAGCCAGAAAATGCCATCGAACTATTCTGTGCCGAGCATTATAACAACGACTATATGGCGCATCGCTTCGAATCGATGAATCTCGATCCAACACGCGCCGAGCGCATCGGATAG
- a CDS encoding universal stress protein has translation MSFEYHRIFAALDGTDAQLTVAERALTLARENGAHLRFGHVVDAVPAEASVTDYERLCEESKLRMEEKLASVLTEAHEAREIPEAELVVMAGSVVDVLDRDLISPFEPDLVICGARGLSKIAYAFIGSVSTHLVRTQKCDVLVVK, from the coding sequence ATGTCGTTTGAATATCATCGTATCTTTGCCGCACTTGACGGCACCGACGCACAACTGACTGTCGCTGAACGTGCACTCACCTTAGCGCGCGAGAATGGCGCTCACTTGCGGTTTGGCCATGTAGTGGATGCCGTACCTGCTGAAGCAAGCGTGACCGATTACGAAAGACTGTGCGAAGAATCAAAGTTGCGTATGGAAGAAAAACTGGCCAGTGTTTTAACTGAAGCACATGAAGCACGTGAAATACCCGAAGCCGAACTAGTTGTTATGGCAGGATCGGTAGTCGATGTGCTTGACCGTGACCTTATTAGCCCCTTTGAACCAGACCTTGTTATCTGCGGCGCACGCGGCCTTTCAAAAATCGCCTATGCCTTTATTGGAAGCGTGAGCACACATCTCGTGCGCACCCAAAAATGCGACGTACTCGTCGTAAAGTAG
- a CDS encoding manganese-dependent inorganic pyrophosphatase produces the protein MADKILIVGHKNPDNDAVSAAIGLAYFENELARRRGEDAEYQPVRLGSLPPETEWNLAENGIPVPELIERVGEGDKVILVDHNELSQAVDGLTEAEVVGIVDHHRIGDVTTSAPIYMSVFPWGSSATVVAMFYRWHDIDMPVGIANVLLSAILTDTVILKSPTATKVDEEVIAYLEGITGKNHVEFGQELFRCRGREEDLAIETYVGADAKEFAVAGGTVLIAQHETVDLPAAMKREDEARAYMRSLISEHGYDFVLLLVTDILNEGSNFIVEGDHTLVDKVFSIDSSSAVWMPGVLSRKKQVAAPILAAQ, from the coding sequence ATGGCTGACAAGATTCTTATCGTGGGGCATAAAAACCCCGATAACGATGCTGTGTCCGCTGCAATCGGCCTCGCATACTTTGAAAATGAACTCGCGCGCCGTCGCGGTGAGGATGCGGAATACCAGCCGGTTCGCCTTGGTTCGCTGCCGCCTGAAACTGAATGGAATCTTGCGGAAAATGGCATTCCTGTACCTGAATTGATCGAGCGGGTGGGGGAAGGCGACAAGGTTATTCTTGTTGATCATAATGAATTGAGCCAGGCGGTCGATGGGTTAACGGAAGCTGAGGTTGTGGGCATTGTTGATCATCACCGTATTGGTGATGTCACCACGTCGGCGCCCATTTATATGTCTGTGTTTCCCTGGGGTTCATCGGCCACGGTGGTTGCAATGTTTTATCGCTGGCATGATATCGACATGCCTGTTGGTATTGCAAATGTGTTGTTAAGCGCCATTCTGACTGATACGGTTATTTTGAAGTCGCCAACGGCAACAAAGGTAGACGAAGAAGTTATTGCCTATCTCGAAGGCATTACCGGCAAGAATCATGTGGAATTCGGTCAAGAATTGTTCCGCTGCCGAGGACGCGAAGAAGACCTCGCTATAGAAACGTATGTTGGTGCCGATGCCAAGGAATTCGCAGTTGCTGGCGGTACGGTGCTAATTGCCCAGCACGAAACGGTCGATCTGCCAGCAGCAATGAAGCGCGAAGACGAAGCACGTGCGTATATGCGCTCGCTTATCAGTGAACATGGGTATGATTTTGTGCTGCTGCTCGTAACCGACATTTTGAATGAGGGCAGTAACTTTATTGTTGAGGGTGATCATACCCTTGTTGATAAGGTCTTCTCTATTGATAGTTCATCGGCTGTTTGGATGCCAGGTGTGCTTTCTCGTAAAAAGCAGGTAGCTGCCCCTATTCTTGCTGCGCAATAG
- the sdaAA gene encoding L-serine ammonia-lyase, iron-sulfur-dependent, subunit alpha, giving the protein MQDLHISDVLGPIMIGPSSSHTAGALRIAMMARRLSTSIPTAVEFRLYGSFAHTYRGHGTDRALVGGILGMDPDDLRIRNSLQLAQEADIEVTFTPLPDAPYDHPNTVDVVMSDASGSETIVRGISIGGGAATLTRINGVDVNITGECTSVIIQQRDTVGVLAHITQSISHIGGNIATLRCYREQRGETAYTVLEVDGSVPISVCEAIMGHPGIMSIRVIPAAGGSTANTTNKPDEAAAERFRTLDFPTAHALLEYCTAHSLTIAQAFRAREEALGASHGESTDIDGYLDRVLAVMRAAATEPAEQPITAMGGLIGGEARKLVLRQQSGKALISGQLARAARYAMAVLETNAGMGCIVAAPTAGSSGVIPGTLLTLQDECGFSDEDMREALLCAAAIGYLITRNATVSGAEGGCQAEMGSAAAMAAAAATQLGEGSPAQCFDAAGNAIANMLGLVCDPIAGLVEVPCQKRNASGAANALISAEVALAGVVNLVDFDQTVDAMFHVGRSLPFELRESALGGMAACPAACEWCEGFRKRAETK; this is encoded by the coding sequence ATGCAGGACCTTCATATATCAGATGTTTTGGGGCCCATTATGATTGGCCCTTCATCAAGTCATACTGCTGGCGCACTACGTATCGCTATGATGGCACGCCGTCTTTCTACATCAATTCCAACCGCTGTTGAATTTCGATTGTATGGTTCCTTTGCTCATACATATCGCGGACACGGAACCGACCGAGCACTGGTCGGCGGCATACTTGGCATGGACCCTGATGACCTGCGTATCCGCAATTCGCTGCAGCTCGCGCAGGAAGCAGACATAGAGGTAACCTTCACTCCCCTTCCTGATGCGCCCTACGACCATCCGAACACGGTTGATGTGGTGATGAGCGACGCGAGCGGATCTGAAACGATTGTGCGAGGTATTAGTATTGGTGGCGGGGCGGCAACGCTCACCCGTATCAACGGTGTTGATGTCAATATCACCGGTGAATGTACCAGCGTTATCATTCAGCAGCGTGACACCGTTGGCGTGCTCGCACACATCACGCAAAGCATTAGCCATATTGGCGGCAATATCGCCACCCTCCGCTGCTATCGTGAACAACGCGGCGAAACAGCCTATACCGTACTTGAAGTGGATGGGTCAGTTCCTATTTCAGTATGCGAAGCCATTATGGGACATCCCGGTATTATGAGTATTCGCGTTATACCTGCTGCTGGCGGATCCACTGCAAACACAACAAATAAGCCTGATGAAGCAGCTGCCGAACGCTTCCGAACACTTGATTTTCCTACCGCGCACGCGCTTCTGGAATACTGCACCGCGCATTCTCTTACCATTGCGCAGGCTTTTCGCGCACGAGAGGAAGCGCTTGGTGCCTCCCACGGTGAGTCGACCGATATCGATGGTTACCTTGATCGCGTGCTCGCAGTGATGCGCGCAGCAGCCACCGAGCCAGCCGAACAGCCTATTACCGCTATGGGCGGCCTTATTGGGGGCGAAGCACGCAAACTTGTCCTCAGACAGCAATCTGGCAAAGCACTTATTTCGGGACAATTGGCTCGCGCGGCACGCTATGCCATGGCGGTACTCGAAACGAATGCCGGCATGGGCTGCATTGTTGCCGCCCCTACCGCAGGGTCGTCAGGAGTAATCCCCGGCACCCTTCTTACCCTGCAAGATGAATGCGGATTCTCTGATGAAGACATGCGTGAAGCGCTGCTCTGCGCCGCAGCAATTGGCTACCTTATTACGCGTAACGCTACCGTATCGGGCGCTGAAGGCGGCTGCCAAGCCGAAATGGGGTCGGCAGCAGCCATGGCGGCAGCAGCAGCAACTCAGCTAGGAGAAGGCAGCCCAGCCCAATGTTTTGACGCTGCCGGCAATGCCATTGCCAACATGCTTGGTTTGGTGTGTGACCCCATTGCAGGCTTGGTGGAAGTTCCCTGCCAGAAGCGCAACGCTTCCGGAGCGGCTAATGCCCTTATTAGCGCCGAGGTTGCTCTTGCTGGTGTAGTGAATCTCGTCGACTTCGATCAAACGGTCGATGCGATGTTCCATGTCGGCCGCTCGCTTCCCTTTGAGCTACGCGAAAGCGCTCTGGGAGGAATGGCCGCCTGTCCGGCAGCTTGCGAATGGTGTGAAGGATTCCGCAAGCGCGCTGAAACAAAGTAG